In Haliaeetus albicilla chromosome 2, bHalAlb1.1, whole genome shotgun sequence, a single genomic region encodes these proteins:
- the FANCD2OS gene encoding LOW QUALITY PROTEIN: FANCD2 opposite strand protein (The sequence of the model RefSeq protein was modified relative to this genomic sequence to represent the inferred CDS: deleted 1 base in 1 codon): protein MAEGYQLRAPRPSLDESPRWLWGADPPPAASTASAHPFRGGGRRGRRARLSRPEAVGLRSLDAVFGRPVTAQPPRWSGCLRQSEHLAFYWVAGPREAQARLAAAMCWRMLRAISLLYGTYKKRAVVLQHSRRAGALRAAGPGLAAPRKEGYSRGTRPNAITGSV, encoded by the exons ATGGCGGAGGGTTACCAGCTGCGGGCGCCCCGTCCGTCCCTCGACGAGTCGCCGCGGTGGCTGTGGGGCGCGgacccgccgcccgccgcctccaCCGCCTCTGCCCACCCCTTCCGCGGCGGTGGCCGT CGCGGGCGCCGCGCGAGGCTCAGCCGACCAGAGGCCGTCGGGCTGCGCAGCCTCGACGCCGTCTTCGGGCGGCCGGTGACGGCGCAGCCGCCCCGCTGGAGCGGCTGCCTGCGGCAGTCGGAGCACTTGGCCTTCTACTGGGTGGCGGGGCCGCGGGAGGCGCAGGCCCGCCTGGCCGCCGCCATGTGCTGGCGGATGCTGCGCGCCATCTCGCTGCTGTATGGCACGTACAAGAAGCGCGCCGTCGTCTTGCAGCACTCCCGCCGAGCCGGAGCCCTCCGCGCGGCGGGCCCGGGCCTCGCAGCGCCGCGGAAGGAAGGCTATTCCCGTGGCACGCGGCCAAACGCCATCACCGGTTCCGTCTAA